A region from the Clostridia bacterium genome encodes:
- a CDS encoding DUF3848 domain-containing protein: MNETNYKQEIQERVEKEFDAFKADMLTKTVEEVFFSNYEIHVKTELKETLFYDEYFSDRIYRLLYKVGDDLLDFLYNEFISDEFVSVNTYDDTARFIQDTMEYRDSLGKEGDGDETV; the protein is encoded by the coding sequence ATGAACGAAACGAATTACAAACAAGAAATACAAGAACGAGTGGAAAAAGAGTTTGATGCTTTCAAAGCGGATATGCTCACCAAAACGGTGGAGGAAGTATTTTTCAGCAACTACGAAATCCACGTCAAGACGGAACTAAAAGAAACGTTGTTTTACGACGAATACTTCAGCGATAGGATTTATCGCCTGCTTTACAAGGTCGGGGACGACTTGTTGGACTTCTTATACAACGAGTTTATTTCAGACGAGTTCGTCAGCGTAAACACCTATGACGATACCGCGCGTTTTATCCAAGACACGATGGAGTATAGGGACAGTCTGGGCAAAGAAGGAGATGGCGATGAAACCGTATAA
- a CDS encoding N-6 DNA methylase, protein MNQEKLKKLIKLTESLSYRHSAYNTLADFFEIAAIVISQQADLTNYPSREKRYHEIIKKYNKEEVDILVKLFAETWSVLTHMTEEGFGDYLGELYMQSGTKSELAGQFFTPYHIAHCMAQMAFSGDDPRLNDILTLNEPTCGSGVMVLATADALWNQYNVNYARHLFVVATDIDPRCVHMCYIQLSLAGIPAIIEQRNALTQQLIGKTWKTPALMFQWSRFRDYIEGYQKSLERRTIV, encoded by the coding sequence ATGAATCAAGAGAAGTTGAAGAAGTTAATCAAGTTGACCGAATCGCTGTCCTATCGACATTCTGCATACAACACGCTTGCCGATTTCTTTGAGATAGCGGCTATCGTCATATCCCAGCAGGCGGACTTAACGAACTATCCCTCGAGGGAGAAACGGTATCACGAAATTATCAAGAAATACAACAAAGAGGAAGTGGATATATTGGTCAAACTATTCGCCGAGACGTGGAGCGTACTTACCCACATGACGGAAGAAGGCTTTGGGGATTATCTCGGTGAGTTGTACATGCAAAGCGGCACCAAAAGCGAACTCGCAGGTCAATTCTTCACTCCCTATCACATTGCGCATTGTATGGCACAAATGGCATTCAGCGGAGACGACCCGAGATTGAATGACATACTTACCCTCAATGAGCCGACTTGTGGTAGCGGCGTGATGGTGCTGGCTACGGCAGACGCATTGTGGAATCAATACAACGTCAACTATGCCAGGCACCTTTTCGTCGTGGCTACGGACATAGACCCTCGATGCGTGCATATGTGCTATATCCAACTGTCGCTTGCGGGCATTCCCGCCATCATCGAACAACGCAACGCCTTAACGCAACAACTGATAGGCAAAACGTGGAAGACGCCCGCCCTTATGTTTCAATGGTCACGGTTCCGCGACTACATAGAGGGCTATCAAAAATCATTAGAACGGAGAACAATAGTATGA
- a CDS encoding PcfJ domain-containing protein, translated as MMEQAVKLPNIRPIPQRIFEKIKKEDIRRCPQQKSATRFYAYLTRIKGKLAKITVGVKTYKKQWYCKQVVVHIVNDKYCYVGDMILNWLGGYIVDWHFEIPSMRMYYRYSGWGWSGAKGYDPDAPIVNINYMRTFPEYKYSGYQQLQTSHLIQFISQYEKYPVIEFLMKFGYYNFWMSKQICELATKDKGFRKWLVRQRNVKGINYYYVSSIINAYKRNRDVTQQEQIERAKKEFAKSDYKELRQAFTGEREKFLAYLEKQGTSIANYRDYYKACTELDMDMSIPRNRYPHDFRYWHDVRIDQYHTKLAEEDAKKRAELYAKFSSVIEKYTMLERNKGEGYVVIIAQSPAELIKEGNALNHCVGRCNYDQKVAREESLIFFVRRTSEIDVPFVTMEYSIPTSVCFNSMRNTTPNHRTRCNHSSTTNGCRMPIRK; from the coding sequence ATGATGGAACAAGCTGTAAAACTACCAAATATCAGACCTATCCCGCAACGTATCTTTGAAAAAATAAAGAAAGAGGATATACGTCGGTGCCCTCAACAAAAAAGCGCAACAAGATTCTATGCCTACCTTACCCGAATCAAAGGCAAACTTGCCAAAATCACCGTAGGAGTAAAGACCTACAAAAAACAATGGTATTGTAAGCAAGTAGTGGTACATATCGTCAACGACAAATACTGCTATGTGGGCGACATGATACTTAACTGGCTTGGCGGTTATATCGTAGATTGGCATTTTGAAATACCTTCCATGCGAATGTATTATCGCTATTCGGGATGGGGCTGGTCCGGGGCAAAAGGGTATGACCCCGATGCTCCCATCGTCAACATAAACTATATGCGGACGTTTCCGGAGTACAAATACAGCGGCTATCAACAGTTACAGACCTCACACCTAATACAGTTCATATCTCAATACGAGAAATATCCCGTAATAGAGTTCTTGATGAAGTTCGGCTACTACAACTTTTGGATGAGCAAGCAGATATGCGAACTTGCCACCAAAGACAAGGGATTTCGCAAATGGTTGGTAAGGCAGAGGAACGTGAAGGGGATAAACTACTATTACGTATCCTCTATTATCAATGCCTATAAGCGGAATCGAGACGTAACGCAACAAGAGCAAATCGAGCGAGCGAAAAAAGAGTTTGCCAAGTCGGATTACAAAGAACTACGGCAAGCATTCACGGGAGAACGTGAAAAGTTCCTTGCCTACTTGGAAAAGCAAGGTACAAGCATAGCCAACTACCGAGATTACTACAAAGCCTGTACAGAATTGGATATGGATATGAGCATACCTCGTAACCGCTATCCACACGACTTCCGATATTGGCACGATGTACGTATAGACCAATACCACACCAAACTTGCGGAAGAAGACGCAAAGAAACGCGCCGAACTCTACGCCAAGTTTTCGTCGGTCATCGAGAAATACACCATGCTGGAGAGGAACAAAGGCGAGGGGTATGTGGTCATCATCGCACAATCTCCCGCCGAACTTATCAAGGAGGGAAACGCGCTTAACCATTGCGTTGGGCGATGTAACTACGACCAAAAGGTGGCGAGGGAGGAGAGTTTGATCTTCTTTGTACGGAGAACAAGCGAGATAGACGTGCCATTTGTCACGATGGAGTACAGCATACCAAC